A single Apodemus sylvaticus chromosome 20, mApoSyl1.1, whole genome shotgun sequence DNA region contains:
- the LOC127671019 gene encoding olfactory receptor 8-like has translation MESVNRTRRISSFFLLGFSENTHLQFLIFALFLSMYLVTVLGNLLIIMAFITQSPLHTPMYFFLSNLSFVDICFTSTTVPKMLANIHTQSKSITYADCISQMCAFLVFAELDNFLLAVMAYDRYVAICHPLYYTVIVNQRLCILLVLLSWIVSILHAFLQSSVVLQLTFCRDVEIPHFFCELNQLSQLTCSDNFSSHLIMDLVPVLLAAVSLSGILYSYFKIVSSIRSISSVQGKHKAFSACASHLSIVSLFYSTGLGVYISSALVQSSHSVAGASVMYTVVTPMLNPFIYSLRNKDVKRALERLLGGKL, from the coding sequence ATGGAATCAGTGAACAGAACAAGAAGAATTTcaagtttttttcttcttggattttCAGAAAACACTCACCTTCAGTTCCTCATTTTTGCACTGTTCCTGTCCATGTACCTGGTAACAGTGCTTGGAAACCTGCTCATCATCATGGCCTTCATCACACAGTCTcccctgcacacacccatgtactttttcctcagTAACCTGTCCTTTGTGGACATCTGTTTCACCTCCACCACCGTCCCAAAGATGCtggcaaacatacacacacagagcaagagcATCACCTATGCAGACTGTATTAGCCAGATGTGTGCCTTCTTGGTTTTTGCAGAATTGGACAACTTTCTCCTGGCTGTGATGGCCTACGACCGATATGTGGCTATCTGCCACCCACTGTATTACACAGTCATTGTAAACCAACGGCTCTGTATACTGCTGGTCCTGCTGTCCTGGATTGTTAGCATCCTACATGCCTTCTTACAGAGCTCAGTTGTGCTACAGTTGACCTTCTGCAGAGATGTGGAAATCCCACACTTCTTCTGTGAGCTTAATCAGCTGTCTCAACTCACATGTTCAGACAACTTCTCAAGCCACCTCATAATGGATCTTGTACCTGTTCTATTGGCAGCTGTTTCCCTCAGTGGTATTCTTTACTCTTATTTCAAGATAGTGTCCTCCATACGTTCTATCTCCTCAGTTCAAGGGAAGCACAAGGCATTTTCTGCTTGTGCCTCTCACCTTTCCATCGTCTCCTTATTTTATAGTACAGGCCTCGGAGTGTACATCAGTTCTGCTCTGGTCCAAAGCTCACACTCTGTTGCAGGAGCCTCAGTCATGTATACCGTGGTCACCCCCATGCTGAACCCCTTCATTTATAGTCTAAGGAATAAAGATGTAAAAAGAGCTCTGGAAAGACTCTTAGGAGGAAAACTGTAA